AGACAAAAGAATCAGGTTCTATATCAGATTCTCAGTCTACTATGTCTAATAATGTGAAAACAAGGAGAAGAACTAAACGAGCAGCATTTTCTGATTCAAATTCCGACGAGGATTTGAGTGTAGATGATCTGGTGAAACTTGTGGCTGAGAAGGAAGAGCTTTTGAAGCAGAAGCATAAAGAGATTGATAAAATGCAAGATAAAGTCCTCAGAAGCTATGCGGAAATGGAGAATGTCATGGACAGGACACAACGTGAAGCAGAGAACTCGAAAAAATTTGCCATTCAGGTTTGGTACTAAAGCTTATTTGCATATATATCTTATTTTCACATTAAAGTTTCCTTGTTCAAAATAGTAGGTTTGGTACGCCTGTTGAAGTCTTAGCTTGACAAATGGCTTGAAATCTTGTTGCAGAATTTCGCAAAGAGTCTACTTGATGTTGCCGACAATTTGGGACGAGCTTCTTCAGTTGTCAAAGAAAGTTTTTCAAAGATTGACACATCTAAGGATTCATCTGGGGCTGCTCCACTTTTAAAAACACTTCTAGAGGGTGTTGAAATGACAGAAAAACAACTTGTAGAGGTAAATGATATCATCTTCACCACAAGACACCTCTCAATATCAAATCATTCATAGATGAAGTTTCTtgttttttactttttataagtTCAGGGGACATACTGTTAGATGTTCGAATATTTTGCTTTTCATTTAATTTAAGTCAAACATTGTCAGTAAAGTGCAACTTTTATATCATAAGGATGGTGAATGACTATTTCTTGAATGAGACACCCATGTTATGGCTAACTAGTAATGTaactatatttattattattgaactacaattctattgaatttaatttctgatttagttttttattttgtgttttgtagtgtggTGGGAAAAATACATATACACTTGGCGAAATTAATGAAATTCGAAATGAATAGGCAACCAAGCTTCTTGAGCGAACGAGTCATAGCtagagtaacttttgaaatcataattaaaaaat
The genomic region above belongs to Humulus lupulus chromosome 1, drHumLupu1.1, whole genome shotgun sequence and contains:
- the LOC133800142 gene encoding grpE protein homolog 2, mitochondrial-like, whose product is MRGLRDFSSPRRTIPRSSLLLSSPQTNPLSNLSNQFHSLVNESSIKLAPGQVSLFHLSSSPFQRFGFASSASPETSEKEHGSNSENNGDAKVSSQAASEQSDVANQTKESGSISDSQSTMSNNVKTRRRTKRAAFSDSNSDEDLSVDDLVKLVAEKEELLKQKHKEIDKMQDKVLRSYAEMENVMDRTQREAENSKKFAIQNFAKSLLDVADNLGRASSVVKESFSKIDTSKDSSGAAPLLKTLLEGVEMTEKQLVECGGKNTYTLGEINEIRNE